The Paramisgurnus dabryanus chromosome 1, PD_genome_1.1, whole genome shotgun sequence genome includes a window with the following:
- the LOC135779090 gene encoding ladderlectin-like, with the protein MAVMRALVLLFLVFSVENAAAHDCPYGWTPFGVKCYKIFTETVDWVTAEKNCQSVDSNLASVHNTVEHNFLMSLVSVDTHVWIGGHDGEMDGQWLWTDGSHFVFTTWCSGQPDNNGGKENCLHLNYTDKHCWNDAPCSTAMNYICAKPMRS; encoded by the exons ATGGCCGTCATGAGAGCTCTTGTGCTTCTTTTCTTGGTCTTTTCTGTTGAGAATGCAGCAG cTCATGACTGCCCATATGGATGGACACCTTTTGGTGTGAAATGCTACAAAATCTTCACTGAGACAGTTGACTGGGTCACAGCTGAG aaAAACTGTCAATCTGTTGATTCAAATCTCGCATCTGTGCACAATACAGTGGAACACAACTTTCTCATGAGTCTTGTGTCTGTTGACACACATGTTTGGATTGGTGGCCATGATGGTGAAATG GATGGACAATGGCTGTGGACTGATGGATCTCATTTTGTCTTTACCACCTGGTGCTCTGGACAACCTGACAATAATGGTGGTAAAGAGAACTGCCTACACTTAAACTATACTG ATAAGCATTGCTGGAATGATGCGCCCTGCTCAACCGCAATGAACTACATTTGTGCCAAACCTATGAgatcataa
- the LOC135778971 gene encoding ladderlectin-like, whose amino-acid sequence MAVMRALVLLFLVFSVENAAAQNKCPHGWTPFGLQCYKFFPQLVNWTTSEKNCQSIDSNLASVRNTVDNNFLLSLVSADTQAWIGGHDGEIEGQWLWSDGSQFDFSNWCPKEPNNKGGTEHCLEINHTTNRCWNDESCLTTMGYICAKPLRS is encoded by the exons ATGGCAGTCATGAGAGCTCTTGTGCTTCTTTTCTTGGTCTTTTCTGTTGAGAATGCAGCAG CTCAAAATAAATGCCCACATGGATGGACACCTTTTGGTCTGCAATGCTACAAATTCTTCCCTCAGTTAGTTAACTGGACCACATCTGAG aaAAACTGTCAATCTATTGATTCAAATCTTGCATCTGTGCGCAATACAGTGGACAACAACTTTCTCCTGAGTCTTGTGTCTGCTGACACACAAGCTTGGATTGGTGGCCATGATGGTGAAATT GAAGGACAATGGCTGTGGTCTGATGGATCTCAATTTGACTTTAGCAACTGGTGCCCTAAAGAACCTAACAATAAAGGTGGTACAGAGCACTGCCTGGAAATAAACCATACCA CTAATCGTTGCTGGAATGACGAATCCTGTTTAACCACAATGGGTTACATTTGTGCCAAACCTCTGAGAtcatga
- the LOC135774934 gene encoding ladderlectin-like, translated as MAVMRALVLLFLVFSVENAAAQEKCPNGWTPFGVQCYKFFSQSVNWATAEKNCQSVDANLASVRNTLENNFLLNLVPATTRAWIGAHDGEIDGQWLWTDGSQFDFTNWCSGEPNNNSGAESCLEINFYTNRCWNDIYCANTMSYICAKPLRS; from the exons ATGGCAGTCATGAGAGCTCTTGTGCTTCTTTTCTTGGTCTTTTCTGTTGAGAATGCAGCAG CTCAAGAGAAATGCCCAAATGGATGGACACCTTTTGGTGTGCAATGCTACAAATTCTTCTCTCAGTCAGTTAACTGGGCCACAGCTGAG aaAAATTGTCAATCAGTTGATGCAAATCTTGCATCTGTGCGCAATACATTGGAAAACAACTTTCTTCTGAATCTTGTGCCTGCTACCACACGTGCTTGGATTGGTGCCCATGATGGTGAAATT GATGGACAATGGCTGTGGACTGATGGATCTCAATTTGACTTCACCAACTGGTGCTCTGGAGAACCCAACAATAATAGTGGTGCAGAGAGCTGCCTGGAGATAAACTTTTACA CTAACCGTTGCTGGAATGATATTTATTGTGCAAACACAATGAGCTACATTTGTGCCAAACCTCTGAGATCATGA